A genome region from Lucilia cuprina isolate Lc7/37 chromosome 3, ASM2204524v1, whole genome shotgun sequence includes the following:
- the LOC111678207 gene encoding nuclear pore complex protein Nup153 isoform X4 — protein sequence MSEYANDESSSPPRHGSGDANLHNISMEDAANNSIIGKVKSRVSSILPNRFSKWFSPSAKLQNDSLNGSICGSNTNTLQTRRRRRIEIEEEDNYEDEEDVQRPREYEENNHRLYVKQSHNRDREIEVDDENDDDDDSQNSDDEYNSNNSNKQTRRDLNVERQPPAKRSRLNIDVRDSPLITRHQPLLSSTPAVGSSYLRNSGSTTSASRSSYQRYTNLNLYGNQSKKEPAFNFGQQKDSKPLNTDIIDLISNPSYEHDDKLAEASNTYGGSRSGISSRKSLNIPSSASTLTSVERVYATVAHLKRQPLSTAKADLSATHTVGIPPRRTSTTIHEVEDQESEDQDKVQSSDGTEKREELLESNANTCNGGSNNFTVNKRQKLINGTGLKAATLPESNEAILIDSASESGESAMDVMKTNSSNKQQRKTGLFNMSAAGATNTRNSSRTSSFGNGLNFYSHLEGRKSLFSGPNHGISNPLNNSTLSLTSLNRRQFNASIYGSTSALSDSRLLNTFSPFYKGKTTYGGAAAYNKYTAGAGASSVRITPTLIRPTSSLSTLSSNTSIGNNVNTQIGDNSTISSTAKRILDLINDFATPLSEAKKMASSLKSNPNLQIPPQAKGRLNESDLNASRAMRLSQVRTPYTRPAVILQPSGNASGRGTAGGLMPPIKELQVPTMSQLLQMKKIQNTTEKARKIAQNSVVNSGTSEYTLPELATTKTNTNNDQDQQKHTNKIRNKVTNSMRPSAATKDLQDEEPPPPVNLPNIAFPLMQSVPKIDIQLNKPSVTSNNNLECKTSNAARTESSKINSFVFNNTPTKTATQTSASIDSKKIPPVPTQSLNTISSTHKTTTNTFKFSEPLQIVGVSTPTQSVTKNDIDKYKFSPPLDVVVTPTSTSVKQHNPQPKQPQLKEGSCLDALSKPFTLPPTTPKTNMPDQTSSINGSLNASSGFGNQFKKSSNEWECDACMICNKSDANKCVACETPRTQKSSTNQQPTNTPLSFTASITSTFGQQFKKSSNEWECDACMIRNKQDATKCVACETPRKGAAQQSTTALPAIKNSFGDAFKPKSGTWECETCMISNKNEANECIACQTKKPGATGTTSTTTAAPATQFKFGFSSATGTGIANANSNADVGFKTLAAQQKASKWECDACMTRNDANRTKCACCEQPKPGATSEPTNSSSTKFQFGATAASKFSFGFGTGANVPKEDDLRKGLASKTEDSVKTTSVPAQGGFQFGIKPISSTTSESKNDETDANTKITGFKFGAGPASTTVVTKVSETSAVSSAPTGFVFGSKPLTTTTTATTKSTPALSSDTAASTPSVKFTLPPTTTNTTVSNNDKPTGVAAPTFGFGASTASSTTGGFSFGTKIETVKPTATVSEEKKSLESFAFKAPTTISATPPKSSGFVFGSSTINSSLTVAATTVSSSITTTTSTSATTTTSSTITAAVKPMFTFGSSSATTPAANTQATTGFGGFNFGSNSASNAAATTTTANTLFAAVTSTSTISTTANLTSTTSLSTSSTTTTTPASTNIFGSFGGGGGTSNASATPIFGSYINPPANNNLTTVSSSTNNSTSANTPQFGTFGSKTTSNVFGSFGGAGGNNSTLVKPKETKPTLPVFGNVAPTSTSQSSQSNSGGFVFGSNAMNNSAAATTASAGSVTSTSTTWPKNSFVFGSAANNTPSTNSAVAPNTNENKEVAKPSVFGSFGSSSTSTTNQQQTSSIFGVPATASNAAASGPTNSSTNLFGSNSAPAATSIFGANSSGNAATPTPAFGSSPFGGAASSTSATPTFGSTAASGPTTFGGFGAATNNTTTNTTEVKKPEAAFNFGAAPATQSTSGGFNFGSSASTTKPAFNFGGTTTTQQPTFNFTGTAEGTPNAPFQFNAGAAPVTSNIFAPAPTPGAQTAQQAKRKIRAPIRRVTQR from the exons ATGTCGGAGTATGCAAATGATGAAAGTAGTAGTCCTCCACGACATGGAAGTGGCGATGCAAATCTACATAACATTAGTATGGAAGATGCTGCTAACAAC tCAATTATTGGAAAAGTAAAGTCGAGAGTTTCGAGCATATTACCCAATCGTTTCTCCAAATGGTTTTCACCGTCTGCAAAGCTACAAAATGATTCATTAAATGGTAGTATTTGTGGTTCAAATACAAATACTTTGCAAACACGCCGTAGGCGTCGCATTGAAATCGAAGAAGAAGATAATTACGAGGATGAGGAGGATGTACAACGTCCTAGAgaatatgaagaaaataatcATCGTTTATACGTTAAGCAGTCGCATAATCGTGATCGTGAAATTGAAGTCGATGATGagaatgatgacgatgatgatagCCAAAATAGTGATGATGAATATAATAGCAACaattcaaataaacaaacaaggcGAGATTTAAATGTTGAAAGGCAACCGCCAGCAAAAAGATCTCGTCTAAATATTGAT GTTCGTGATAGTCCATTAATCACACGGCATCAACCACTTTTATCATCTACACCAGCTGTGGGTAGCTCTTATTTGCGTAATTCTGGAAGCACAACTTCAGCTTCAAGGTCGTCTTATCAACGCTATACAAATTTGAATCTTTATGGGAACCAAAGCAAGAAGGAACCAGCTTTCAACTTTGGCCAACAAAAGGACTCAAAACCATTAAATACCGATATCATTGATTTGATATCAAATCCTTCTTATGAACATGATGATAAACTAGCAGAAGCTTCTAATACATACGGTGGTAGTCGTTCTGGAATAAg ttcccgtaaaagtttaaatatccCATCTTCTGCCTCGACTTTAACTAGTGTAGAACGTGTTTATGCAACTGTGGCTCATCTTAAACGTCAGCCTTTGTCAACAGCTAAAGCAGATTTATCGGCCACTCATACAGTGGGTATACCACCTAGGCGTACTTCTACTACTATACACGAAGTAGAAGATCAAGAGTCAGAAGATCAAGATAAAGTCCAAAGTAGTGATGGTACCGAGAAACGTGAGGAGCTATTGGAATCCAATGCTAATACTTGCAATGGGGGTTCTAATAACTTTACCGTCAATAAAagacaaaaactaataaatggTACGGGTTTGAAGGCTGCAACATTGCCCGAATCAAATGAAGCTATTTTAATTGATTCCGCTTCAGAAAGCGGCGAAAGTGCAATGGATGTAATGAAGACGAATTCATCTAATAAACAACAACGGAAGACTGGTCTTTTTAACATGTCAGCTGCTGGAGCTACAAATACTCGTAACAGTAGTCGTACTTCTTCATTTGGAAATGGTTTAAATTTCTATTCTCACCTTGAGGGACGAAAATCCTTATTCAGCGGCCCCAATCATGGCATTTCAAATCCATTAAATAACTCTACATTATCATTAACATCACTTAATCGCCGTCAATTCAACGCCTCAATATATGGCAGTACATCTGCTTTGAGTGATAGTCGTTTGTTAAATACGTTTTCTCCATTTTACAAGGGAAAAACTACATACGGGGGAGCAGCAGCTTATAACAAATATACAGCTGGTGCAGGCGCCAGTTCAGTGCGTATAACACCTACATTAATAAGGCCAACATCAAGTCTCTCCACATTATCATCGAATACTTCAATAGGTAACAATGTTAACACTCAAATTGGGGACAATTCAACAATATCGTCGACTGCCAAACGTATATTGGATTTGATTAATGATTTTGCCACACCCTTAAGTGAAGCTAAAAAGATGGCAAGTAGTCTGAAAAGTAATCCAAACCTACAGATACCACCACAAGCCAAAGGTCGCTTAAATGAAAGTGATTTAAATGCTTCGAGAGCTATGCGCTTGTCGCAAGTACGAACACCTTATACTAGACCGGCTGTAATACTACAGCCCTCAGGAAATGCTAGCGGAAGAGGTACAGCGGGCGGTCTTATGCCACCCATTAAGGAACTCCAAGTACCAACAATGTCTCAATTGTTGCAAatgaagaaaattcaaaatactaCCGAAAAAGCGAGAAAAATTGCTCAAAACTCTGTAGTAAACAGTGGAACGTCCGAGTACACTTTACCTGAACTGGCAACCACAAAGACAAATACCAACAACGACCAGGACCAACAAAAGCATACcaacaaaataagaaacaaagTGACAAATTCAATGAGACCATCAGCAGCAACAAAGGATTTGCAAGATGAAGAGCCACCCCCACCTGTAAATTTACCTAATATAGCATTTCCACTTATGCAATCTGTGCCCAAAATTGATATACAATTGAATAAACCATCTGTTACTAGCAACAACAACCTTGAGTGTAAAACTTCAAATGCAGCAAGAACTGAATCATCTAAAATAAACtcatttgtatttaataatacaCCTACAAAAACCGCAACACAAACATCTGCTTCAATAGACAGCAAAAAAATACCACCTGTTCCAACTCAATCACTGAACACAATCTCTTCAACGCATAAAACTACCAcgaacacttttaaattttctgaacCTTTACAAATTGTTGGCGTCTCAACACCAACTCAGAGTGTAACTAAAAATGACattgataaatataaatttagtccCCCACTAGATGTCGTCGTAACACCAACATCCACATCCGTAAAACAACACAATCCCCAACCAAAACAGCCTCAACTTAAAGAGGGATCTTGTTTAGATGCTCTTAGTAAACCTTTCACCTTGCCACCGACAACACCTAAAACAAATATGCCAGATCAAACTTCTTCAATAAACGGATCTCTAAATGCATCTTCTGGCTTTggtaatcaatttaaaaaatcgtCTAATGAATGGGAATGTGACGCTTGTATGATTTGCAACAAGTCAGATGCTAATAAATGTGTGGCTTGCGAAACTCCACGCACGCAAAAGTCCTCAACAAATCAGCAACCAACAAATACACCATTGTCTTTTACTGCATCAATTACATCCACATTTGGCCAACAATTTAAGAAATCCTCAAATGAATGGGAATGTGATGCATGTATGATACGCAATAAGCAGGACGCCACAAAGTGTGTGGCCTGTGAAACACCACGTAAAGGAGCAGCACAGCAGTCCACCACAGCATTACCagcaattaaaaattcatttggtGATGCTTTTAAACCAAAATCTGGCACATGGGAATGCGAAACATGTatgatttctaataaaaatgagGCGAATGAATGCATAGCTTGTCAAACTAAAAAGCCAGGAGCTACGGGAACAACCTCTACCACTACAGCAGCTCCAGCAACACAATTTAAATTTGGTTTTAGCTCTGCCACTGGCACCGGTATTGCAAATGCTAACTCAAATGCGGATGTTGGTTTCAAAACATTGGCAGCTCAGCAAAAAGCTTCTAAATGGGAGTGTGATGCTTGTATGACTCGCAATGATGCTAATCGCACAAAATGTGCTTGTTGTGAGCAACCTAAGCCAGGAGCAACAAGCGAACCAACCAATTCGTCATCAACTAAATTTCAGTTTGGAGCTACTGCAGCATCCAAATTTAGTTTTGGTTTTGGTACTGGAGCCAATGTACCTAAAGAAGACGACTTAAGAAAAGGTTTGGCTAGTAAAACAGAAGATAGTGTAAAAACAACATCTGTGCCGGCTCAAGGAGGATTCCAATTCGGAATTAAACCAATATCTAGCACCACGAGTGAAAGTAAAAATGATGAAACAGATGCCAACACAAAAATTACAGGCTTTAAATTTGGTGCTGGCCCAGCATCTACGACTGTTGTTACAAAGGTAAGCGAAACATCAGCTGTTTCGTCCGCTCCAACCGGTTTTGTATTTGGCTCGAAgccattaacaacaacaacaacagcaacaactaagtCAACACCAGCATTGTCTTCCGATACCGCTGCTAGCACACCAAGTGTAAAATTCACTTTGCCTCCTACCACCACCAACACAACTGTAAGTAATAATGACAAGCCAACGGGCGTGGCAGCACCAACGTTTGGTTTCGGCGCCAGTACAGCCTCTTCAACAACTGGGGGTTTTTCATTTGGCACCAAAATAGAGACCGTAAAGCCAACTGCTACCGTAAGCGAGGAAAAGAAATCTTTAGAGAGTTTTGCTTTTAAAGCTCCAACAACAATATCGGCCACACCTCCAAAAAGCTCAGGTTTTGTTTTTGGTTCGTCAACAATTAATAGTAGTTTAACAGTTGCAGCAACTACTGTCAGTAGTTCCATAACCACTACGACAtcaacatcagcaacaacaaccacatCTTCAACTATAACAGCTGCTGTAAAGCCAATGTTTACTTTTGGCTCGTCTTCAGCAACTACACCAGCTGCAAATACGCAAGCTACAACAGGTTTTGGTGGCTTCAATTTTGGAAGCAATTCAGCAAGCAATGCAGCAGCGACAACCACGACAGCGAATACGTTATTTGCAGCTGTTACTTCCACGTCAACCATATCTACAACTGCGAACTTAACATCAACAACATCCTTGTCAACATCGTCAACGACAACTACTACACCTGCCTCAACAAATATATTTGGTTCATTTGGTGGAGGAGGGGGTACATCTAATGCCTCTGCAACTCCAATATTTGGTTCCTATATCAATCCTCCTGCCAATAATAACTTAACTACTGTAAGTTCCTCAACCAATAACTCAACCTCGGCAAATACTCCACAATTCGGAACTTTTGGATCTAAAACCACATCTAATGTATTTGGGTCGTTTGGCGGAGCAGGTGGTAACAATAGTACATTGGTAAAgccaaaagaaacaaaaccaaCACTACCAGTATTTGGTAATGTTGCGCCAACCAGCACATCTCAATCATCACAGTCAAATTCAGGTGGTTTTGTGTTCGGTTCTAATGCGATGAACAATtctgcagcagcaacaaccgCATCAGCAGGTTCAGTTACAAGTACTAGCACAACATGGCCTAAAAACAGTTTTGTATTTGGTTCAGCCGCAAACAATACACCTTCAACAAACTCTGCTGTTGCACCCAACACAAACGAAAATAAAGAAGTTGCTAAACCTTCTGTATTCGGTTCATTTGGTTCATCTAGCACTAGTACCACTAATCAGCAGCAAACATCGTCTATTTTTGGGGTCCCCGCAACAGCTTCAAATGCAGCAGCATCGGGACCAACAAACTCAAGTACAAATCTATTTGGCTCTAATTCAGCACCAGCTGCGACCAGTATATTTGGAGCTAATTCAAGTGGTAATGCCGCAACACCAACCCCAGCATTTGGTTCATCGCCATTCGGCGGTGCTGCTTCTTCAACAAGCGCAACACCAACCTTTGGAAGTACAGCAGCTTCGGGTCCCACTACATTTGGAGGTTTTGGGGCAGCAACTAACAATACTACAACAAATACCACTGAAGTTAAAAAACCAGAGGCTGCTTTTAATTTTGGTGCAGCACCAGCAACACAAAGTACTAGT ggTGGTTTTAATTTTGGTTCATCAGCGTCTACAACAAAGCCAGCATTCAATTTTGGCGGTACAACAACTACACAACAGCCTACGTTTAATTTTACCGGAACAGCGGAG gGCACGCCGAATGCACCTTTCCAATTTAATGCAGGTGCCGCGCCTGTAACAAGTAATATATTCGC GCCAGCGCCAACGCCAGGAGCCCAAACCGCACAGCAAGCAAAACGGAAAATACGTGCACCGATAAGACGAGTAACACAACGGTAG